Proteins from one Malania oleifera isolate guangnan ecotype guangnan chromosome 4, ASM2987363v1, whole genome shotgun sequence genomic window:
- the LOC131153382 gene encoding uncharacterized protein LOC131153382 isoform X1, which produces MLSLPASFTSSSPPLPKPRLPSAPRRCSSPGRHFRAGSGWDSNAEAVRTGRFRFIPKDEFVTDDEDDGYGDCGFRSSAKQRVWWSEESSDFEDDEEVGFWDDSIDTASWIFKMLRAIGWMLPAIIISLVLGTGSNALFMALALPLGQSALSLVIDKLWGSTSSSPRPRPTTKKKPFARRASSSRTDEEKREENINTNREKGSYRSWNSANDASVKKGAKTVPSYGGWDDLDKHSASKASERVQTRRVDGPQRQQRKGKLSRRRNRDAPLLLRLMLAVFPFLGFWTKLL; this is translated from the exons ATGCTTTCACTCCCTGCTTCCTTCACATCTTCGTCACCACCACTGCCAAAACCCAGGCTTCCAAGTGCGCCCCGGCGTTGTTCTTCTCCCGGCCGCCACTTTCGTGCTGGCTCCGGCTGGGACTCCAACGCTGAGGCCGTCCGGACTGGACGGTTCCGGTTCATCCCCAAAGACGAGTTCGTTACAGACGATGAGGATGATGGCTATGGCGACTGCGGTTTCAGAAGCTCCGCGAAGCAGAGGGTCTGGTGGTCCGAAGAGTCTTCTGACTTCGAAGATGATGAAGAGGTGGGGTTTTGGGACGATTCTATTGATACTGCTTCTTGGATATTCAAG ATGTTAAGAGCCATTGGATGGATGCTTCCAGCCATCATCATATCCTTGGTCCTAGGGACAGGCTCAAATGCTCTCTTCATGGCATTAGCACTTCCACTAGGGCAGTCTGCACTTTCCCTTGTAATTGATAAATTGTGGGGAAGTACAAGCAGCAGCCCAAGACCCAGGCCCACAACCAAGAAGAAACCATTTGCCAGAAGAGCAAGCAGCAGTAGAACAGATGAGGAAAAACGAGAAGAGAACATCAATACTAACAGGGAAAAGGGGAGCTATCGGTCCTGGAATTCTGCAAATGATGCTTCTGTCAAGAAGGGTGCCAAAACTGTTCCCAGTTATGGAGGGTGGGATGACCTAGATAAGCATAGTGCCAGCAAAGCTTCTGAACGGGTGCAGACTCGGAGGGTGGATGGTCCTCAAAGGCAACAAAGGAAAGGTAAACTGAGTAGGAGAAGGAACAGAGACGCACCACTGCTGCTGAGGTTGATGCTTGCCGTGTTCCCATTCCTCGGCTTCTGGACCAAGTTATTATAG
- the LOC131153382 gene encoding uncharacterized protein LOC131153382 isoform X2, with product MLSLPASFTSSSPPLPKPRLPSAPRRCSSPGRHFRAGSGWDSNAEAVRTGRFRFIPKDEFVTDDEDDGYGDCGFRSSAKQRVWWSEESSDFEDDEEMLRAIGWMLPAIIISLVLGTGSNALFMALALPLGQSALSLVIDKLWGSTSSSPRPRPTTKKKPFARRASSSRTDEEKREENINTNREKGSYRSWNSANDASVKKGAKTVPSYGGWDDLDKHSASKASERVQTRRVDGPQRQQRKGKLSRRRNRDAPLLLRLMLAVFPFLGFWTKLL from the exons ATGCTTTCACTCCCTGCTTCCTTCACATCTTCGTCACCACCACTGCCAAAACCCAGGCTTCCAAGTGCGCCCCGGCGTTGTTCTTCTCCCGGCCGCCACTTTCGTGCTGGCTCCGGCTGGGACTCCAACGCTGAGGCCGTCCGGACTGGACGGTTCCGGTTCATCCCCAAAGACGAGTTCGTTACAGACGATGAGGATGATGGCTATGGCGACTGCGGTTTCAGAAGCTCCGCGAAGCAGAGGGTCTGGTGGTCCGAAGAGTCTTCTGACTTCGAAGATGATGAAGAG ATGTTAAGAGCCATTGGATGGATGCTTCCAGCCATCATCATATCCTTGGTCCTAGGGACAGGCTCAAATGCTCTCTTCATGGCATTAGCACTTCCACTAGGGCAGTCTGCACTTTCCCTTGTAATTGATAAATTGTGGGGAAGTACAAGCAGCAGCCCAAGACCCAGGCCCACAACCAAGAAGAAACCATTTGCCAGAAGAGCAAGCAGCAGTAGAACAGATGAGGAAAAACGAGAAGAGAACATCAATACTAACAGGGAAAAGGGGAGCTATCGGTCCTGGAATTCTGCAAATGATGCTTCTGTCAAGAAGGGTGCCAAAACTGTTCCCAGTTATGGAGGGTGGGATGACCTAGATAAGCATAGTGCCAGCAAAGCTTCTGAACGGGTGCAGACTCGGAGGGTGGATGGTCCTCAAAGGCAACAAAGGAAAGGTAAACTGAGTAGGAGAAGGAACAGAGACGCACCACTGCTGCTGAGGTTGATGCTTGCCGTGTTCCCATTCCTCGGCTTCTGGACCAAGTTATTATAG